TCAACAATCTTTAAAGCGCGGTCCAATGATTGATTATGATTTCCTGACATTTCAGCAATAATAAATGGAGGATGATTGGATCCAACCATTCTTCCTCCGAGATTTATTTCATTCATAGAATCACATCCTTTTTAAAATAATAATTTCTTTTGCTCTTCCCACTGTTTTTTAGAGATTTCATAACTTACTACATCAATAAATTCATTATTTCGGATAATATTATTTTGTAGAAGTCCTTTATTAACAAACCCTAATTTTTTATGAAATTGTTGGCTTATCTCATTAAACGATAATACTTCTCCAATAACCTTCATCATATTCAATGAATAAAAGGCATAGTCTAGAGCTAAACTCCCCATTATCGTGCCAGACCCTTTAGGGGAATTTTTTTCACCAATATAAAATCCCCATACACATGTTTGACTTTGACTGTTGGTATTTTTAAAGGACACTAAACCTATTGGATTTTCCTCATAAAAAAATAGACGATATAACTCATTTTGATTCTGGAGTATATTTTCAAACCATTGACAATGGGTTTCGTAAGGAATAGGTTGATCATTATACATATTACTGCGAATGGAATTCATATTTCTCCAATTATAAATAATATCTTTACTGTTCCCCTCTAATTTCCTTAATGAATAATTCATTCAAATCTTTCCAATCTTATTAATTCTTTAATCATATATTGTTGATTCTCAAAATTCCCTTTTAATAACCCAATAGATCTTTCTGACATTTTCAATCTTTCATTTTTATCTTCAATTAAGACTTTTATATTATGAGTTAACTCTTCTTGTGTTACAAAGTCTTTTGGGCCGAGATATTTAATTATTTTTTTATTACCTAAGGTTTTACTAATCAGTTCTTGATTTTCTGCAATACTTGACACAATTGAAGGCAATCCAAGATAGCACCGTTCCCAAGTAGTTG
The Neobacillus sp. PS3-40 genome window above contains:
- the pseH gene encoding UDP-4-amino-4,6-dideoxy-N-acetyl-beta-L-altrosamine N-acetyltransferase, which produces MNYSLRKLEGNSKDIIYNWRNMNSIRSNMYNDQPIPYETHCQWFENILQNQNELYRLFFYEENPIGLVSFKNTNSQSQTCVWGFYIGEKNSPKGSGTIMGSLALDYAFYSLNMMKVIGEVLSFNEISQQFHKKLGFVNKGLLQNNIIRNNEFIDVVSYEISKKQWEEQKKLLF